A genomic stretch from Bosea sp. F3-2 includes:
- a CDS encoding hemolysin III family protein has protein sequence MHEPTHGRFDFNRAELWADGVVHMLGIALGLGAVTALIAHVLMAAQLADLIPVLIYSVALLAVLIVSAVYNMWPVSPMKWLIRRFDHSAIYVLIAGTYTPFLMRLGESIVAQSLLVVVWTASAVGVVLKIALPGRFDRLSIALYLIIGWSGIVMWESIAQLPSIALWLMLAGGLLYTVGVVFHLWQSLPFQNAIWHAFVLVASGCFYGAVFQAYAVVPAA, from the coding sequence TTGCACGAACCAACTCATGGACGCTTCGACTTCAACCGCGCCGAGCTATGGGCGGACGGTGTCGTGCATATGCTCGGCATCGCGCTTGGCCTGGGCGCTGTCACAGCGCTTATCGCGCACGTCCTGATGGCGGCGCAGTTGGCTGACCTGATACCGGTCTTGATTTACAGCGTCGCTTTGCTTGCGGTCCTCATCGTCTCGGCCGTCTACAACATGTGGCCGGTATCCCCGATGAAGTGGCTGATCCGGCGTTTCGACCATTCAGCCATCTATGTGCTGATTGCGGGAACCTACACCCCGTTTTTGATGAGGCTGGGCGAAAGCATCGTGGCACAAAGCCTTCTGGTCGTCGTTTGGACCGCGTCGGCTGTGGGAGTTGTGCTCAAGATTGCTCTCCCTGGTCGGTTCGACCGCCTTTCGATCGCGCTCTATCTCATTATCGGCTGGAGCGGCATCGTGATGTGGGAGAGCATCGCGCAATTGCCGAGCATCGCGTTGTGGCTGATGCTAGCCGGCGGGCTTCTTTACACGGTGGGTGTGGTCTTCCACCTGTGGCAGAGCCTTCCATTCCAGAACGCGATTTGGCATGCCTTCGTCCTCGTGGCTTCTGGCTGCTTCTATGGGGCGGTGTTTCAGGCGTATGCCGTCGTTCCTGCGGCCTGA
- a CDS encoding YbaY family lipoprotein, whose protein sequence is MTMLSPRAPISRRAFAGVVFAAALPAIPAVAAPRTLSGSVSYRERMLLPPGAIIEVKLLDISLADAPARTIAETRVSGQRIPAPWTLRFDSRQIEPRRSYALQARILDRGQLLFTTTERHSVFAGGPNNTEIWVQRVAAQVQPATQASSPIGSWRLASLGGAETPDSIMTVITIADDGKVSGRGGCNGFGGNATVRGRTIRFSRMISTMMACAPDVMNQEQRFLKTLERVQRWSIERRTGRLVLLDPGARPLMTLEHAPI, encoded by the coding sequence ATGACGATGCTTTCTCCCCGCGCCCCAATCTCGCGGCGGGCCTTCGCGGGGGTGGTTTTCGCTGCGGCTCTTCCGGCGATCCCTGCCGTTGCGGCGCCACGGACGCTGAGCGGGAGCGTGTCCTATCGCGAGCGCATGCTGCTGCCCCCCGGCGCGATCATCGAGGTCAAGCTCCTCGATATCTCCCTGGCCGATGCACCGGCGCGCACCATCGCCGAAACCCGTGTCTCCGGACAGCGCATCCCGGCGCCCTGGACGCTGCGTTTCGATTCGCGTCAGATCGAGCCGCGGCGCAGCTACGCGCTGCAGGCGCGCATCCTCGATCGCGGTCAGCTGCTCTTCACCACCACCGAACGACACAGCGTCTTCGCAGGCGGGCCGAACAATACCGAAATCTGGGTCCAGCGCGTGGCCGCGCAGGTTCAGCCTGCCACGCAGGCCTCATCCCCCATCGGGAGTTGGCGCCTCGCCAGCCTCGGCGGCGCCGAGACGCCGGATTCGATCATGACCGTCATCACCATCGCTGACGATGGCAAGGTGTCCGGCCGCGGCGGCTGCAACGGTTTCGGCGGCAACGCGACCGTCCGGGGGCGGACAATCCGGTTCTCGCGCATGATCTCGACGATGATGGCCTGCGCACCCGACGTGATGAATCAGGAGCAGCGCTTCCTCAAGACTCTCGAGCGGGTCCAGCGCTGGAGCATCGAGCGTCGCACGGGGCGGCTCGTCCTGCTCGACCCGGGAGCCCGGCCGCTGATGACGCTAGAGCACGCGCCGATCTGA
- the fabA gene encoding 3-hydroxyacyl-[acyl-carrier-protein] dehydratase FabA, with product MQRQSSFSYEEILACGRGELFGPGNAQLPLPPMLMFDRITEIAEEGGEHGKGLVRAEFDIKPDLWFFDCHFKGDPVMPGCLGLDALWQLTGFFLGWLGLPGRGRALGVGEVKFADQVLPTVKRVVYGVDFKRVFKSKLVLGIADGWLEADGKRIYTVSDMRVGLFKPEAA from the coding sequence ATGCAGCGTCAGTCGTCTTTCAGCTACGAGGAGATCCTCGCCTGTGGTCGCGGGGAACTGTTCGGGCCGGGCAATGCGCAGCTGCCGCTGCCGCCGATGCTGATGTTCGACCGCATCACCGAGATCGCCGAAGAGGGCGGCGAGCACGGCAAGGGCCTCGTCCGCGCCGAATTCGACATCAAGCCCGATCTCTGGTTCTTCGACTGCCATTTCAAGGGTGATCCGGTGATGCCGGGCTGCCTCGGCCTCGACGCGCTCTGGCAGCTCACCGGCTTCTTCCTCGGCTGGCTCGGCCTGCCGGGCCGCGGCCGCGCTCTCGGCGTCGGCGAGGTGAAGTTCGCCGATCAGGTGCTGCCGACGGTCAAGCGCGTCGTCTATGGCGTGGATTTCAAGCGCGTCTTCAAGTCGAAGCTCGTGCTCGGCATTGCCGATGGCTGGCTCGAGGCGGACGGCAAGCGCATCTATACGGTCAGCGACATGCGCGTCGGCCTGTTCAAGCCGGAAGCGGCCTGA
- a CDS encoding HAD family hydrolase — MPFDLVIYDCDGTLIDSETLYSEVSLVLCHEIGLTQWTIEDYNANLVGIPLADGFKVIEAALGRPLPADFESRIEDGVAARLESELRALPGVREALPLLAGRRCVASSTSPAPLRRNLGLAGLLEFFDPHVFSASQVARGKPAPDVFFFAAAQMVVEPASCLVLEDSVPGVQAARAAGMQVVGFTGTAHDKAHMRERLLATGAAGVIDTYGDWPGEAARLAELHAA; from the coding sequence ATGCCGTTCGATCTCGTCATCTACGATTGCGACGGCACGCTGATCGATAGCGAGACGCTCTACAGCGAGGTCAGCCTCGTGCTTTGCCACGAGATCGGCCTGACGCAGTGGACGATCGAGGACTACAACGCGAATCTCGTCGGCATTCCACTCGCCGACGGCTTCAAGGTGATCGAAGCGGCGCTCGGGCGTCCGCTGCCGGCGGATTTCGAGAGCCGGATCGAGGACGGTGTGGCCGCCCGACTCGAAAGCGAGCTGCGGGCACTGCCGGGGGTAAGGGAGGCGTTGCCCCTGCTCGCGGGGCGCCGCTGCGTCGCCTCCTCGACGAGCCCGGCGCCGCTGCGGCGCAATCTCGGCCTGGCCGGCCTCCTCGAGTTCTTCGATCCGCATGTCTTTTCGGCGTCGCAGGTCGCCCGCGGCAAGCCGGCGCCTGACGTCTTCTTCTTCGCCGCCGCGCAGATGGTTGTTGAGCCGGCAAGCTGTCTCGTCCTGGAAGATTCCGTGCCGGGCGTGCAGGCTGCCCGGGCGGCGGGCATGCAGGTGGTAGGCTTTACCGGAACGGCCCATGACAAGGCGCACATGCGCGAGCGCCTGCTGGCGACAGGCGCCGCCGGCGTGATCGACACCTATGGGGATTGGCCGGGCGAGGCGGCGCGGCTCGCGGAGCTCCACGCCGCCTGA
- a CDS encoding alpha/beta hydrolase, which yields MREHRIEGGGGLKLHVREWGPGDAPAILLIHGWSQHHLCWSKQFSSALSDEFRIIAPDLRGHGQSEAPQGPENYKNGSLWADDVAALIIELELATPVLVGWSYGGFVIGDYLRRYGDNAIAGINLVGGAIGIGPDWFGTLIGPDFVQYAPLACSPDQPVALSAIQSLVHRFFARSVAAADIEAAIGWSMLTHPAVRAAMIDRQEDFRPEFSRLMKPLLVSYGAADTILLPAMVRAISESCPTCRLSEYAATGHGPFLEDPERFNDELAAFSREAAGRMALA from the coding sequence ATGCGCGAGCACAGGATCGAGGGCGGCGGTGGTCTAAAGCTCCATGTGCGGGAATGGGGGCCCGGAGATGCCCCCGCGATCCTGCTCATCCATGGCTGGTCGCAACACCACCTGTGTTGGTCGAAACAGTTCAGCAGCGCGCTGTCCGACGAATTCCGGATCATCGCCCCCGATCTTCGAGGCCACGGCCAGTCGGAAGCGCCGCAAGGACCCGAGAACTACAAAAACGGATCGCTGTGGGCTGACGATGTCGCTGCCCTGATCATCGAGCTCGAGCTTGCCACGCCAGTCCTTGTCGGCTGGTCTTACGGCGGCTTCGTCATCGGCGATTATCTGCGCCGGTATGGCGACAACGCGATTGCCGGCATCAATTTGGTTGGCGGCGCGATTGGTATCGGTCCCGACTGGTTCGGAACGCTGATCGGCCCCGACTTTGTTCAATATGCTCCGCTCGCCTGCTCACCGGACCAGCCGGTGGCGTTGTCGGCAATCCAGTCGCTGGTGCATCGATTCTTTGCCCGGTCGGTTGCTGCAGCGGACATCGAAGCCGCGATCGGTTGGAGCATGCTGACGCATCCAGCCGTCCGCGCCGCCATGATCGACCGGCAGGAAGACTTTCGGCCCGAATTTTCAAGGCTGATGAAGCCCTTGCTCGTGTCCTACGGCGCTGCCGACACGATCCTGTTGCCTGCGATGGTCCGGGCGATCAGCGAGAGTTGTCCGACCTGTCGTCTCTCCGAATACGCCGCCACGGGCCACGGGCCATTCCTGGAGGACCCGGAGCGATTCAATGACGAACTGGCAGCGTTTTCCAGAGAAGCCGCAGGCCGAATGGCGCTGGCATAA
- a CDS encoding acyltransferase encodes MTDLADRYGNPREPAGIPDAIAGGAVSKVDQRNFYLHYLRGLAALFVVLYHCSEYLSVYRGDHRFLSIFGGFLGAYGVAIFFAISGYLIAEVLRRDDPARFVMSRVARIYPLMLIMVGLFALALLLVGAPRGINLISLSLVPSGPRGYFLAVEWTLLYEMSYYIGLGLLGFVGLAAFRTRIVIAWLGLLCFAYSLGGREHVEGLPILSDIPLSIVTLPFLLGYLASEAQSRGWLHPLLACLALPLAIASILPQEAHFRLFIGLSASFLVAGLICAPAVGSRGWLSRAGARLGDASYALYLCHVPMITILGALLGAAAPAPLVWVSWLIGSIGVALLLGPLDVALYRRLKRAIDAARPARLRAAALAFTAAFLVIAFVTGREARQAEAQLEQARRILMTPTLSEGEAVRADVDQVERLPKGTWVIRGYAIDLAAPDLVAHFAIRQNGSILGIVGMRRVRPDMVTMFERPDLKGKRFGFMLLLDGVDCAKGPLEGFIAIEDGRAVQLPADRLSTLCLQ; translated from the coding sequence TTGACCGATCTGGCTGACCGCTATGGCAATCCTCGGGAACCGGCCGGGATTCCGGATGCTATTGCCGGGGGTGCCGTCAGCAAGGTCGATCAGCGCAATTTCTATCTGCACTATCTGAGAGGCCTCGCCGCGCTCTTCGTGGTCCTCTACCACTGCTCCGAATACCTTTCGGTCTACCGGGGCGACCATCGCTTTCTCTCGATCTTCGGCGGCTTCCTTGGTGCCTACGGCGTCGCAATCTTCTTCGCGATTTCGGGATACCTAATCGCCGAGGTCCTGCGGCGGGACGACCCGGCGCGCTTCGTCATGAGCCGCGTCGCACGAATCTATCCGCTGATGCTGATCATGGTCGGGCTCTTCGCCCTGGCCCTGCTGTTGGTCGGCGCGCCGCGCGGTATCAACCTGATCTCCCTCTCGCTCGTGCCTTCCGGGCCACGCGGCTATTTCCTCGCCGTTGAATGGACGCTGCTTTACGAGATGTCCTATTACATAGGGCTCGGTCTGCTCGGCTTCGTCGGGCTCGCCGCGTTCCGGACGCGTATCGTCATCGCCTGGCTCGGTCTTCTCTGCTTTGCCTATAGCCTGGGTGGGCGGGAGCACGTCGAGGGCTTGCCAATCCTGAGCGACATTCCGCTCAGCATCGTAACGTTGCCATTCCTGCTCGGGTACCTGGCCTCCGAGGCGCAGAGCCGCGGGTGGCTGCATCCGCTGCTCGCCTGCCTCGCCCTGCCGCTCGCGATTGCGAGCATCCTCCCGCAGGAGGCGCATTTCCGGCTGTTCATCGGGCTTTCTGCCAGCTTCCTCGTCGCCGGGCTGATCTGTGCGCCGGCGGTCGGAAGCCGGGGCTGGCTCAGTCGTGCGGGCGCGCGGCTGGGCGATGCGAGCTACGCGCTCTATCTCTGCCATGTGCCGATGATCACGATCCTCGGCGCGCTGCTCGGCGCTGCCGCTCCGGCGCCTCTGGTCTGGGTCTCGTGGCTGATCGGCTCGATCGGCGTCGCCCTGCTGCTTGGCCCGCTCGACGTCGCCCTGTATCGCCGGCTGAAGCGTGCGATCGATGCCGCGCGCCCGGCGCGGCTGCGGGCGGCTGCTCTCGCATTCACTGCCGCCTTCCTGGTGATTGCCTTCGTCACCGGACGCGAGGCGCGCCAGGCCGAGGCCCAGCTGGAACAAGCGCGCCGCATCCTGATGACGCCGACGCTGTCGGAGGGGGAGGCCGTCCGCGCGGATGTCGATCAGGTCGAGCGTCTGCCCAAGGGCACCTGGGTGATCCGCGGCTATGCCATCGACCTCGCCGCGCCGGATCTCGTCGCGCATTTTGCGATCCGCCAGAACGGCAGCATCCTCGGAATCGTCGGCATGCGGAGAGTACGGCCGGACATGGTGACGATGTTCGAAAGGCCCGATCTGAAAGGCAAGCGCTTCGGCTTCATGCTGCTGCTCGACGGCGTCGACTGTGCGAAGGGGCCACTGGAAGGCTTCATCGCCATCGAGGACGGGCGCGCCGTCCAGCTTCCCGCCGATCGCTTGTCGACGCTCTGCCTGCAATAG
- a CDS encoding complex I NDUFA9 subunit family protein, translating into MALQAPAQQLVTVFGGSGFVGRHIVRALVKRGYRVRVAVRRPDLAGFLQPIGTVGQIHAVQANLRYPASVAAAVKGADAVINLVGIMQEQGRQSFSAVQANGARAVAQACAAAGIDRLVHVSALGADAESASAYARTKAEGEAAVFAAVPGAIVLRPSVMFGPEDTFFNRFASMARMLPVLPLVGDGVTKFQPAFVGDVAEVAARAVDGTVQGGRVYELGGPEVMSLRQVFEEVCRVTGRKRLLAPLPFPLARIMGSVLQVVDRLTLGLLPDELVLTRDQVRLLERDNVVSSAAAKEGRDFAGIGLAPTSVEAVISSYLWRFRKTGQFDAARAS; encoded by the coding sequence ATGGCCCTTCAAGCCCCGGCTCAGCAACTCGTCACGGTTTTCGGCGGTTCCGGATTCGTCGGCCGCCATATCGTGCGGGCGCTCGTCAAGCGCGGCTATCGGGTGCGGGTCGCGGTGCGCCGCCCGGACCTCGCAGGCTTCCTGCAGCCGATCGGCACTGTCGGCCAGATCCATGCCGTGCAGGCCAATCTGCGCTATCCGGCCTCGGTGGCTGCGGCCGTGAAGGGCGCTGACGCCGTCATCAACCTCGTCGGCATCATGCAGGAGCAGGGGCGCCAGAGCTTCTCGGCGGTGCAGGCGAACGGGGCACGCGCCGTAGCCCAGGCCTGCGCCGCCGCAGGCATCGACCGGTTGGTCCATGTCTCGGCACTCGGCGCCGATGCCGAATCGGCCTCGGCCTATGCCCGCACCAAGGCCGAGGGCGAGGCTGCGGTGTTCGCCGCCGTGCCGGGCGCGATCGTGCTGCGGCCGTCCGTGATGTTCGGGCCGGAGGATACCTTCTTCAACCGCTTCGCCTCGATGGCACGGATGCTGCCGGTGCTGCCGCTGGTCGGCGATGGCGTGACGAAGTTCCAGCCGGCCTTCGTCGGCGATGTCGCCGAGGTGGCGGCGCGTGCGGTCGACGGCACGGTACAGGGCGGGCGCGTCTACGAGCTCGGCGGCCCGGAGGTCATGAGCCTGCGCCAGGTCTTCGAGGAGGTCTGCCGCGTGACCGGCCGCAAGCGCCTGCTGGCGCCGCTGCCTTTCCCGCTGGCGCGGATCATGGGCAGCGTCCTGCAGGTGGTGGACAGGCTGACGCTCGGTCTGCTTCCGGACGAGCTGGTCCTGACCCGTGATCAGGTGAGGCTGCTCGAACGCGACAACGTCGTTTCCTCGGCCGCGGCCAAGGAAGGCCGGGACTTCGCCGGGATCGGTCTCGCGCCGACTTCGGTCGAGGCGGTCATCTCCTCCTATCTCTGGCGCTTCCGCAAGACCGGCCAGTTCGACGCCGCCCGCGCGAGCTGA
- a CDS encoding D-glycerate dehydrogenase: MSKKKPLVVVTRKLPAVVETRMRELFDARLNIDDKPMSQAALVEAVKTADVLVPTVTDKIDAAIIAQAGDQLRLIANFGNGFDNIDVATAAQRGITVTNTPGVLTDDTADMTIALILAVARRIAEGARVIPDDDWAGWSPTWMLGRRITGKRLGIVGMGHIGQAVAKRAAAFGLSIHYHNRRRVDPRIEEKLEATYWDSLDQMLARMDIVSVNCPHTPATYHLLSARRLKLMKPDAILVNTARGEIVDETALARMLEAGELAGAGLDVFESEPAVNPRLLKLARQHKVVVLPHMGSATHEGRADMGEKVIVNIKTFMDGHKPPDRVLPSML; the protein is encoded by the coding sequence ATGTCGAAGAAGAAACCCCTGGTCGTGGTGACGCGCAAGTTGCCCGCCGTGGTCGAAACCCGGATGCGGGAGCTGTTCGATGCGAGGCTCAACATCGACGACAAGCCGATGTCGCAGGCTGCCCTCGTCGAAGCCGTGAAGACCGCCGACGTCCTCGTCCCGACCGTCACCGACAAGATCGACGCCGCCATCATCGCGCAGGCAGGCGATCAGCTCCGGCTCATCGCCAATTTCGGCAACGGCTTCGACAATATCGACGTCGCCACCGCGGCACAGCGTGGCATCACCGTCACCAACACGCCGGGCGTGCTGACGGACGACACCGCCGACATGACGATCGCACTCATCCTCGCCGTGGCGCGCAGGATCGCCGAGGGCGCCCGCGTCATTCCCGACGACGACTGGGCTGGCTGGTCGCCGACCTGGATGCTCGGCCGTCGCATCACCGGCAAGCGCCTCGGCATCGTCGGCATGGGCCACATCGGCCAGGCGGTGGCGAAGCGCGCCGCCGCCTTCGGCCTCTCGATCCACTACCATAACCGCCGCCGGGTCGATCCGCGCATCGAAGAGAAGCTCGAGGCAACCTATTGGGATTCGCTCGACCAGATGCTGGCGCGGATGGACATCGTCTCGGTCAACTGCCCGCATACGCCGGCAACCTATCACCTGCTCTCGGCCCGCCGTCTCAAGCTGATGAAGCCCGACGCGATCCTGGTGAACACGGCGCGTGGCGAGATCGTCGACGAAACGGCGCTCGCCCGCATGCTGGAAGCCGGCGAACTGGCCGGGGCAGGCCTCGACGTGTTCGAGAGCGAGCCTGCGGTCAATCCGCGTCTGCTCAAACTCGCCCGCCAGCACAAGGTCGTGGTGCTGCCGCATATGGGCTCGGCCACCCATGAGGGCCGCGCCGACATGGGCGAGAAGGTCATCGTCAACATCAAGACCTTCATGGACGGCCACAAACCGCCGGATCGCGTGCTGCCCAGCATGCTCTAA
- the fabB gene encoding beta-ketoacyl-ACP synthase I: MRRVVVTGMGIVSSIGNNTQEVLASLHEAKSGISHVAEFAAHGFRSQVAGVPTLDPATVLDRRAMRFHGGGSAWNQVAMEQAIVDAGLEPAEVSNERTGIVMGSGGPSTRALIDAYDKARESGSSKKVGPFAVPKGMSSTASATLATWFKIKGVNYSISSACATSNHCIGNAYELIQWGKQDMIFAGGCEELDWTLSVLFDAMGAMSSDFNDRPAVASRAYDVRRDGFVIAGGAGVVVLEELEHARARGAKIYGEIVGYGATSDGYDMVAPSGEGAERCMRMALQGVKAKVDYINPHGTSTPVGDGKEIEAIRAVFGAGEKSPPISATKSLTGHSLGATGVQEAIYSLLMLNNDFICESAHIEELDPAFADMPIVRKRIDNAGLGCVLSNSFGFGGTNATIVMKRLEA, translated from the coding sequence ATGAGACGCGTCGTCGTCACCGGGATGGGCATCGTCTCATCCATCGGCAACAACACGCAGGAGGTCCTGGCCTCGCTGCACGAGGCGAAATCGGGCATTTCCCATGTCGCCGAATTCGCCGCGCACGGCTTCCGCAGCCAGGTCGCCGGCGTGCCCACGCTTGATCCCGCGACCGTGCTCGACCGGCGCGCCATGCGCTTCCACGGCGGCGGTTCCGCCTGGAATCAGGTCGCGATGGAGCAGGCGATCGTCGACGCCGGGCTCGAGCCGGCCGAAGTCAGCAACGAGCGCACCGGCATCGTCATGGGTTCGGGCGGTCCCTCGACCCGCGCGCTGATCGACGCCTATGACAAGGCCCGCGAGAGCGGCTCTTCGAAGAAGGTCGGCCCCTTCGCCGTGCCGAAGGGCATGTCCTCGACGGCCTCGGCCACGCTTGCGACCTGGTTCAAGATCAAGGGCGTCAACTATTCGATCTCCTCGGCCTGCGCGACTTCGAACCATTGCATCGGCAACGCCTACGAGCTGATCCAGTGGGGCAAGCAGGACATGATCTTCGCCGGCGGCTGCGAGGAGCTGGACTGGACGCTCTCCGTCCTCTTCGACGCCATGGGCGCGATGTCCTCCGACTTCAACGATCGCCCCGCGGTCGCCTCCCGTGCCTATGACGTCCGGCGCGACGGCTTCGTCATCGCCGGTGGCGCCGGCGTCGTCGTGCTGGAAGAGCTGGAGCATGCCAGGGCGCGCGGCGCCAAGATCTATGGCGAGATCGTCGGCTACGGTGCGACCTCCGACGGCTACGACATGGTCGCTCCCTCGGGCGAGGGCGCGGAGCGCTGCATGCGCATGGCGCTCCAGGGCGTGAAGGCCAAGGTCGACTACATCAATCCGCACGGCACCTCGACGCCCGTCGGCGACGGCAAGGAGATCGAGGCGATCCGTGCCGTGTTCGGCGCCGGTGAGAAGAGCCCGCCGATCTCCGCGACCAAGTCGCTCACCGGCCATTCGCTCGGTGCGACCGGTGTGCAGGAGGCGATCTACTCGCTGTTGATGCTCAACAACGATTTCATCTGCGAGAGCGCCCATATCGAGGAGCTTGACCCGGCCTTTGCCGACATGCCGATCGTGCGCAAGCGCATCGACAATGCCGGCCTCGGCTGCGTCCTCTCCAACTCCTTCGGTTTCGGTGGCACCAACGCCACCATCGTGATGAAGCGCCTGGAGGCCTGA
- the irr gene encoding Fur family transcriptional regulator Irr produces the protein MSDLTSQNQGDGSVVRQGCPFHDVRQKLRRVGLRPTRQRVSLGWVLFAKGQRHVSAEMLYEEAMKERIPVSLATIYNTLRQFTEAGLLRELTLDGAKAYFDTADHEHHHFVVEGENRVIDIPAQEIDVASLPTPPEGYEIARVDVVVRLRKIDG, from the coding sequence ATGAGCGATCTGACTTCGCAAAACCAGGGCGACGGGTCGGTTGTGCGGCAGGGCTGCCCCTTCCACGACGTCCGGCAAAAATTGAGGCGCGTCGGCCTGCGGCCGACCCGTCAGCGCGTCTCGCTCGGCTGGGTCCTTTTCGCCAAGGGCCAGCGCCATGTCAGCGCCGAGATGCTCTATGAAGAGGCGATGAAGGAGCGGATCCCGGTTTCGCTGGCGACGATCTACAACACACTGCGCCAGTTCACCGAGGCAGGCCTCCTGCGCGAGCTGACGCTCGACGGCGCCAAGGCCTATTTCGACACCGCCGATCATGAGCATCACCATTTCGTCGTGGAAGGCGAGAACCGGGTCATCGACATTCCGGCGCAGGAGATCGACGTCGCCAGCCTGCCGACGCCGCCCGAGGGTTACGAGATCGCCCGCGTCGACGTCGTCGTGCGGCTGCGCAAGATTGACGGCTGA
- a CDS encoding DUF1330 domain-containing protein, whose amino-acid sequence MHAHAKVGLGMLVSFGLGAMAAQGLYAQPKPVAYVISEIEVTNADAYAKEYVPLANKALADSGQKRLASGGKTVALAGAPPASRIVVSAFESLERAQAAYSSPAYLEARKIGDQYGKLRIFAVEGISQ is encoded by the coding sequence ATGCATGCTCACGCCAAGGTCGGACTGGGAATGCTCGTCAGCTTTGGGCTCGGCGCCATGGCCGCACAAGGGCTGTACGCACAACCGAAGCCGGTGGCCTACGTGATCTCGGAGATCGAGGTTACCAACGCCGACGCTTACGCGAAGGAATACGTCCCGCTTGCGAACAAGGCGCTCGCTGACAGTGGCCAGAAGCGGCTTGCATCAGGGGGCAAGACCGTCGCGCTCGCTGGTGCCCCACCAGCTTCGCGCATCGTGGTGTCCGCGTTTGAGAGTCTCGAAAGAGCACAAGCGGCATACAGCTCGCCCGCGTATCTAGAGGCCCGAAAGATCGGCGACCAATACGGGAAGCTGCGCATCTTCGCCGTGGAGGGGATATCTCAATAG
- the bioD gene encoding dethiobiotin synthase, protein MSQVIVVAGTDTGIGKTVFAAALSSHLGAYYWKPVQSGLNSETDSEAIIRLGGAPAGRLVPEIYRLRTPASPHHAAKIDGIEIDVDRLSVPRLAAPLIIEGAGGLMVPLTECRTFLDVFARWRQPVVLCARTQLGTINHTLLSLEALRRRSVPVLGVVFIGHAQPETERVIGEMGEVPILGRLPWLEILSPANLKASFETAFSEVSFRDRG, encoded by the coding sequence ATGAGCCAGGTGATCGTGGTTGCCGGAACGGACACGGGCATCGGCAAGACCGTATTTGCAGCGGCGCTCTCCAGCCATCTCGGCGCATATTATTGGAAGCCGGTCCAATCGGGGCTCAATAGCGAGACGGACAGCGAGGCGATTATTCGGCTCGGCGGCGCGCCAGCCGGTCGTCTCGTTCCCGAAATCTATCGATTGCGCACCCCGGCATCGCCGCACCATGCTGCGAAGATCGACGGCATTGAGATCGATGTGGACCGGCTGTCGGTGCCGCGGCTCGCAGCGCCGCTAATCATCGAGGGGGCTGGCGGCCTGATGGTCCCGCTCACCGAGTGCCGGACCTTTCTCGATGTTTTCGCGCGCTGGCGCCAGCCGGTCGTCCTCTGCGCGCGGACGCAGCTCGGCACGATCAATCACACCTTGTTGTCGCTGGAGGCCCTGCGCCGGCGCTCGGTGCCGGTGCTCGGGGTCGTCTTCATCGGGCATGCTCAACCCGAGACGGAGCGCGTCATTGGCGAGATGGGCGAGGTCCCAATCCTCGGCCGGCTTCCCTGGCTGGAGATACTCAGCCCCGCGAATCTGAAAGCGAGTTTCGAAACGGCATTCTCGGAGGTCAGCTTCCGGGACCGCGGATAA
- a CDS encoding SH3 domain-containing protein: MKVTTMRQIALIGALFVGSSLTAAAQDMQAGSVTGLPVPRYVSLKTDRVNLREGPSKEHRTRWVYQRAGLPVEVTAEFETWRRVRDADGTEGWVLHSLLSGRRTALVAPWSRNKDEVFPMRSSASEDANPVARLQAGVVTNVASCANAWCRVSVGNITGFIRQERLWGVYPNEKVD; this comes from the coding sequence ATGAAGGTTACGACGATGCGCCAAATCGCCCTGATCGGCGCTCTCTTCGTCGGCTCGTCGCTCACTGCGGCCGCGCAGGACATGCAGGCGGGCTCCGTCACCGGCCTGCCCGTGCCGCGCTATGTCAGCTTGAAGACGGACCGGGTGAATTTGCGCGAGGGGCCGTCGAAGGAGCATCGCACCCGCTGGGTCTATCAGCGCGCCGGGCTGCCGGTCGAAGTAACGGCGGAATTCGAGACCTGGCGCCGGGTGCGCGATGCCGACGGCACCGAGGGCTGGGTGCTGCACAGCCTGCTGTCCGGGCGCCGCACCGCGCTCGTGGCGCCGTGGTCCCGGAACAAGGACGAGGTGTTCCCGATGCGCAGCAGTGCATCGGAGGACGCGAACCCGGTCGCCCGGCTGCAGGCAGGGGTCGTCACGAATGTCGCCTCCTGCGCCAATGCCTGGTGCCGCGTCAGCGTCGGCAACATCACCGGCTTTATCCGCCAGGAGCGCCTCTGGGGCGTCTATCCGAACGAGAAGGTCGACTGA